Proteins co-encoded in one Lycium ferocissimum isolate CSIRO_LF1 unplaced genomic scaffold, AGI_CSIRO_Lferr_CH_V1 ctg7938, whole genome shotgun sequence genomic window:
- the LOC132045788 gene encoding uncharacterized protein LOC132045788, with the protein MKIRPSLWPQRRASGRTYLPPTYFTMSPAEKELFYEVLQNAKFPHGYASNIAHCIRKRNISGLKTHDCHVIMQELLPLALWRSTDKKVSYVIIELCTFFRVLCGKALKIEELELLEEKIALTHSNMEKIFLPSFFTVMVHLVIHLATEAKIVGPVHYRWMYPIERYLGILKSYVRNRACPEGSIAEAYIANECLTFCTRYLEGGDSRSYWSRKSDDEIENPTDREGCPFPSVGEPSGMIDVFDLDDKTWLQAHRHVLFNCESEVVENYKNEHIAEIKRLYRKRRLRPHQLERLHFDTFHEWFKEQVKELEDTSNIPKDVLFLAKGPTFVARRFNEFNVNNGYRFRTKQCEEFMKTQNSGVMVISKTESHASTSDNAPKSANITYYGRLNDIVELNYYEEFKVVLFKCDWVDVTKGRGVKEDELGFTLVNFSHLIDSGDRGSDEPFIFANQAQQVIFVQDPKDREWFVPRPIKPRDIFDMGEENSMQFESSMQNDATDLIILENVCDSNYECNDW; encoded by the exons ATGAAAATAAGACCCAGCTTGTGGCCTCAGCGTCGGGCAAGTGGGAGGACATATCTTCCTCCTACTTATTTTACAATGTCTCCGGCAGAAAAGGAGTTGTTTTATGAAGTACTACAAAATGCCAAGTTTCCACATGGCTATGCTTCTAATATCGCTCATTGCATTCGCAAACGAAACATATCAGGGCTAAAAACTCACGATTGCCATGTTATAATGCAAGAACTTCTTCCTCTTGCATTGTGGCGTTCAACAGATAAAAAGGTGAGTTATGTTATAATTGAACTATGCACATTCTTTCGAGTTCTTTGTGGCAAAGCGCTTAAAATAGAAGAGTTAGAATtacttgaagaaaaaattgCCTTAACACATTCTAATATGGAGAAAATCTTCCTCCCATCATTCTTTACTGTTATGGTACACTTGGTTATTCACTTGGCAACTGAGGCTAAAATTGTGGGGCCAGTACATTATCGTTGGATGTACCCAATTGAGAG GTACTTGGGTATTTTGAAATCATATGTTCGTAATCGGGCATGCCCAGAAGGTTCAATAGCAGAAGCATACATCGCAAATGAGTGTTTGACATTTTGCACACGATATTTGGAAGGTGGTGATTCAAGGTCTTATTGGTCGAGAAAAAGTGATGATGAGATTGAGAATCCGACTGATAGAGAAGGATGTCCTTTTCCTTCTGTTGGGGAGCCTTCTGGCATGATAGATGTATTTGACTTGGATGATAAAACATGGTTGCAAGCACATCGACATGTCCTTTTCAATTGCGAATCAGAGGTGGTTGAGAATTATAAAAA TGAACATATTGCTGAAATCAAGAGATTATATCGTAAGCGTCGTCTTAGACCTCATCAACTTGAGCGTTTGCATTTTGATACGTTTCATGAGTGGTTCAAGGAGCAA GTGAAGGAGTTGGAGGACACATCTAACATCCCAAAGGATGTTCTATTCCTTGCAAAAGGGCCAACTTTTGTTGCAAGAAGATTCAATGAGTTCAATGTAAATAATGGCTACCGATTTCGAACAAAACAATGTGAGGAGTTCATGAAGACACAAAATAGTGGTGTTATGGTCATTTCAAAGACTGAAAGTCATGCAAGTACAAGCGACAATGCTCCGAAGTCTGCCAATATCACCTATTATGGTCGATTGAATGATATTGTGGAGTTAAATTACTATGAAGAATTTAAGGTTGTCTTATTTAAGTGTGATTGGGTTGATGTAACCAAAGGTAGAGGAGTTAAGGAAGACGAATTAGGTTTCACACTTGTGAACTTCTCACACCTTATAGACTCTGGCGATCGAGGAAGTGATGAGCCTTTTATTTTTGCAAACCAAGCTCAACAAGTAATATTTGTGCAAGATCCTAAAGATCGCGAATGGTTTGTACCTAGGCCAATTAAACCTCGAGACATTTTTGATATGGGAGAGGAAAATAGTATGCAGTTTGAGTCATCAATGCAAAATGATGCCACTGACTTAATAATATTAGAAAATGTTTGTGATTCAAATTATGAGTGTAACGATTGGTAA